A single region of the Xenopus laevis strain J_2021 chromosome 4L, Xenopus_laevis_v10.1, whole genome shotgun sequence genome encodes:
- the sass6.2.L gene encoding spindle assembly abnormal protein 6 homolog isoform X2 yields the protein MSHIQELLSREVKIQLKNRECDERRLYVRICIEMHTATSPAHKKDMVIRLTDDMDPFFLYNLVVSEEDFQSLKIQQGLLIDFSAFPQKFIDLLCLCIQEENKDTPRFLLQLSPSNSVMGGSPAQLDVIETNPFKLLTHLSLRLLPANDLEIKSYLAACLRSIKDEKNILQQTLNKTVEDLNQKLLSTQQSLSEKSLELDRVKSERSLQVTALTNQHTAELANEKEQAQKAHAHLLQQYEQQRKDLESSHQRSIQQTHSRLTELESSNKELLEKRYKAESTVRELRAKYQGLEEETQRAQQQIVSLKRENTTLDAECHGKDKELNRLQTRLAVVEQELKDKEQLLLRSNEVLSATQEQKVGLEATAEKRQTQFGKLEATIKSLSAELLKANNIIKKLQGDLKTLMGKLKLKNAVTVQQEKILSEKEKQIQEEQRQLQEAKQHLQLRQEEFDKVQEQLQQTEQNLVDSKEKLRTNENVISWMNKQLNEYQSGGNVPLKTSALPSQTDNRAPFLAARMTYPLPASYQPRSFLPVAATSNQPPLDTHSSRQGQYNISYPKSNLQCITTTQRSSITNKENGNVMGLDLKYLKKREGGFPLQGLNHNVAPVTEHVKPSLLPVTDIRTAAPPPHSAYFPAHTPSS from the exons GAGGCTTTATGTTCGGATCTGCATTGAGATGCATACTGCTACAAGCCCTGCACATAAAAAG GACATGGTGATTCGGTTAACTGATGACATGGACCCTTTTTTCCTCTATAACCTTGTTGTATCAGAGGAGGATTTCCAAAG CCTGAAGATTCAGCAGGGGCTTCTCATCGATTTCTCAGCATTCCCCCAAAAATTTATTGATTTGCTTTGTCTGTGTATCCAGGAGGAAAATAAAGACACACCAAG ATTTCTGCTACAGCTGTCTCCATCTAACTCCGTCATGGGTGGCTCTCCTGCACAACTTGATGTTATAGAGACCAATCCATTTAAGCTTTTAACCCATTTGTCGCTTCGACTACTGCCTGCAAATGACTTGGAAATTAAGAGTTACCTGGCTGCATGCCTAAGGAGCATTAAG gatgaaaaaaacattttacagcagACATTAAATAAAACAGTGGAAGATCTTAACCAAAAACTGCTCAGCACTCAGCAG TCCCTGTCTGAGAAGAGCCTGGAATTGGACAGAGTGAAAAGTGAGCGGTCACTTCAGGTCACAGCCCTGACTAATCAACATACTGCAGAGTTGGCAAATGAGAAAGAGCAGGCCCAGAAG GCTCATGCTCACCTACTGCAACAGTATGAACAGCAGAGAAAGGACCTGGAGAGCTCTCACCAACGAAGCATTCAACAAACACACAGCCGACTTACCGAGCTGGAAAGCAGTAACAAAGAGCTGCTAGAGAAGAGGTACAAGGCTGAGTCCACAGTCCGTGAGCTCCGTGCTAAATACCAAGGACTGGAAGAG GAAACTCAGAGAGCCCAGCAGCAGATTGTGTCCCTGAAAAGGGAGAACACAACTCTGGATGCTGAGTGCCATGGTAAGGATAAGGAGTTGAACCGTTTGCAGACAAGACTGGCTGTTGTGGAGCAGGAACTTAAGGACAAGGAGCAGCTACTTTTGCGAAGCAATGAAGTGCTTTCAGCAACCCAAGAGCAAAAG GTTGGGTTAGAAGCCACTGCTGAGAAAAGGCAAACACAGTTTGGGAAGCTGGAAGCAACAATAAAATCCTTGTCTGCAGAGCTTCTCAAG gCCAATAATATTATTAAGAAGCTGCAGGGTGACCTGAAGACCCTGATGGGTAAATTAAAACTGAAGAATGCTGTGACTGTGCAGCAGGAGAAAATTCTGTCTGAGAAGGAGAAGCAGATCCAGGAGGAACAAAGACAGCTGCAGGAAGCCAAGCAACATTTGCAGCTAAGACAAGAAGAG TTTGACAAAGTACAGGAACAGCTTCAGCAAACGGAGCAGAATCTTGTGGACAGCAAAGAGAAGCTACGAACAAATGAAAATG TTATATCCTGGATGAACAAGCAGCTTAATGAATATCAGTCTGGAGGCAATGTACCTTTGAAGACATCGGCATTACCCAGCCAAACA GATAACAGGGCACCTTTTCTTGCTGCTCGGATGACCTaccctcttcctgcttcttacCAGCCCAGATCCTTCCTACCTGTTGCCGCTACATCTAACCAGCCTCCACTAGACACTCATTCATCACGCCAG GGTCAGTACAACATTTCTTACCCCAAATCAAACCTACAGTGTATAACAACAACACAGCGATCTTCCATCACAAATAAAGAAAA CGGAAATGTCATGGGTTTGGATCTGAAGTACCTAAAGAAGAGGGAAGGTGGATTTCCTCTGCAGGGACTGAACCACAATGTGGCCCCAGTCACAG AGCATGTGAAGCCCTCTCTCCTTCCAGTAACAGACATCAGGACAGCAGCACCCCCTCCCCACTCTGCATACTTCCCAGCCCATACTCCTTCATCATGA
- the sass6.2.L gene encoding spindle assembly abnormal protein 6 homolog isoform X3: MSHIQELLSREVKIQLKNRECDERRLYVRICIEMHTATSPAHKKDMVIRLTDDMDPFFLYNLVVSEEDFQSLKIQQGLLIDFSAFPQKFIDLLCLCIQEENKDTPRFLLQLSPSNSVMGGSPAQLDVIETNPFKLLTHLSLRLLPANDLEIKSYLAACLRSIKDEKNILQQTLNKTVEDLNQKLLSTQQSLSEKSLELDRVKSERSLQVTALTNQHTAELANEKEQAQKAHAHLLQQYEQQRKDLESSHQRSIQQTHSRLTELESSNKELLEKRYKAESTVRELRAKYQGLEEETQRAQQQIVSLKRENTTLDAECHGKDKELNRLQTRLAVVEQELKDKEQLLLRSNEVLSATQEQKVGLEATAEKRQTQFGKLEATIKSLSAELLKANNIIKKLQGDLKTLMGKLKLKNAVTVQQEKILSEKEKQIQEEQRQLQEAKQHLQLRQEEFDKVQEQLQQTEQNLVDSKEKLRTNENVISWMNKQLNEYQSGGNVPLKTSALPSQTDNRAPFLAARMTYPLPASYQPRSFLPVAATSNQPPLDTHSSRQRKCHGFGSEVPKEEGRWISSAGTEPQCGPSHRACEALSPSSNRHQDSSTPSPLCILPSPYSFIMTNSLNTSGLTSANIPV, from the exons GAGGCTTTATGTTCGGATCTGCATTGAGATGCATACTGCTACAAGCCCTGCACATAAAAAG GACATGGTGATTCGGTTAACTGATGACATGGACCCTTTTTTCCTCTATAACCTTGTTGTATCAGAGGAGGATTTCCAAAG CCTGAAGATTCAGCAGGGGCTTCTCATCGATTTCTCAGCATTCCCCCAAAAATTTATTGATTTGCTTTGTCTGTGTATCCAGGAGGAAAATAAAGACACACCAAG ATTTCTGCTACAGCTGTCTCCATCTAACTCCGTCATGGGTGGCTCTCCTGCACAACTTGATGTTATAGAGACCAATCCATTTAAGCTTTTAACCCATTTGTCGCTTCGACTACTGCCTGCAAATGACTTGGAAATTAAGAGTTACCTGGCTGCATGCCTAAGGAGCATTAAG gatgaaaaaaacattttacagcagACATTAAATAAAACAGTGGAAGATCTTAACCAAAAACTGCTCAGCACTCAGCAG TCCCTGTCTGAGAAGAGCCTGGAATTGGACAGAGTGAAAAGTGAGCGGTCACTTCAGGTCACAGCCCTGACTAATCAACATACTGCAGAGTTGGCAAATGAGAAAGAGCAGGCCCAGAAG GCTCATGCTCACCTACTGCAACAGTATGAACAGCAGAGAAAGGACCTGGAGAGCTCTCACCAACGAAGCATTCAACAAACACACAGCCGACTTACCGAGCTGGAAAGCAGTAACAAAGAGCTGCTAGAGAAGAGGTACAAGGCTGAGTCCACAGTCCGTGAGCTCCGTGCTAAATACCAAGGACTGGAAGAG GAAACTCAGAGAGCCCAGCAGCAGATTGTGTCCCTGAAAAGGGAGAACACAACTCTGGATGCTGAGTGCCATGGTAAGGATAAGGAGTTGAACCGTTTGCAGACAAGACTGGCTGTTGTGGAGCAGGAACTTAAGGACAAGGAGCAGCTACTTTTGCGAAGCAATGAAGTGCTTTCAGCAACCCAAGAGCAAAAG GTTGGGTTAGAAGCCACTGCTGAGAAAAGGCAAACACAGTTTGGGAAGCTGGAAGCAACAATAAAATCCTTGTCTGCAGAGCTTCTCAAG gCCAATAATATTATTAAGAAGCTGCAGGGTGACCTGAAGACCCTGATGGGTAAATTAAAACTGAAGAATGCTGTGACTGTGCAGCAGGAGAAAATTCTGTCTGAGAAGGAGAAGCAGATCCAGGAGGAACAAAGACAGCTGCAGGAAGCCAAGCAACATTTGCAGCTAAGACAAGAAGAG TTTGACAAAGTACAGGAACAGCTTCAGCAAACGGAGCAGAATCTTGTGGACAGCAAAGAGAAGCTACGAACAAATGAAAATG TTATATCCTGGATGAACAAGCAGCTTAATGAATATCAGTCTGGAGGCAATGTACCTTTGAAGACATCGGCATTACCCAGCCAAACA GATAACAGGGCACCTTTTCTTGCTGCTCGGATGACCTaccctcttcctgcttcttacCAGCCCAGATCCTTCCTACCTGTTGCCGCTACATCTAACCAGCCTCCACTAGACACTCATTCATCACGCCAG CGGAAATGTCATGGGTTTGGATCTGAAGTACCTAAAGAAGAGGGAAGGTGGATTTCCTCTGCAGGGACTGAACCACAATGTGGCCCCAGTCACAG AGCATGTGAAGCCCTCTCTCCTTCCAGTAACAGACATCAGGACAGCAGCACCCCCTCCCCACTCTGCATACTTCCCAGCCCATACTCCTTCATCATGACCAATTCACTCAATACAAGTGGCCTCACATCTGCCAACATCCCGGTGTGA
- the sass6.2.L gene encoding spindle assembly abnormal protein 6 homolog isoform X1 → MSHIQELLSREVKIQLKNRECDERRLYVRICIEMHTATSPAHKKDMVIRLTDDMDPFFLYNLVVSEEDFQSLKIQQGLLIDFSAFPQKFIDLLCLCIQEENKDTPRFLLQLSPSNSVMGGSPAQLDVIETNPFKLLTHLSLRLLPANDLEIKSYLAACLRSIKDEKNILQQTLNKTVEDLNQKLLSTQQSLSEKSLELDRVKSERSLQVTALTNQHTAELANEKEQAQKAHAHLLQQYEQQRKDLESSHQRSIQQTHSRLTELESSNKELLEKRYKAESTVRELRAKYQGLEEETQRAQQQIVSLKRENTTLDAECHGKDKELNRLQTRLAVVEQELKDKEQLLLRSNEVLSATQEQKVGLEATAEKRQTQFGKLEATIKSLSAELLKANNIIKKLQGDLKTLMGKLKLKNAVTVQQEKILSEKEKQIQEEQRQLQEAKQHLQLRQEEFDKVQEQLQQTEQNLVDSKEKLRTNENVISWMNKQLNEYQSGGNVPLKTSALPSQTDNRAPFLAARMTYPLPASYQPRSFLPVAATSNQPPLDTHSSRQQGQYNISYPKSNLQCITTTQRSSITNKENGNVMGLDLKYLKKREGGFPLQGLNHNVAPVTEHVKPSLLPVTDIRTAAPPPHSAYFPAHTPSS, encoded by the exons GAGGCTTTATGTTCGGATCTGCATTGAGATGCATACTGCTACAAGCCCTGCACATAAAAAG GACATGGTGATTCGGTTAACTGATGACATGGACCCTTTTTTCCTCTATAACCTTGTTGTATCAGAGGAGGATTTCCAAAG CCTGAAGATTCAGCAGGGGCTTCTCATCGATTTCTCAGCATTCCCCCAAAAATTTATTGATTTGCTTTGTCTGTGTATCCAGGAGGAAAATAAAGACACACCAAG ATTTCTGCTACAGCTGTCTCCATCTAACTCCGTCATGGGTGGCTCTCCTGCACAACTTGATGTTATAGAGACCAATCCATTTAAGCTTTTAACCCATTTGTCGCTTCGACTACTGCCTGCAAATGACTTGGAAATTAAGAGTTACCTGGCTGCATGCCTAAGGAGCATTAAG gatgaaaaaaacattttacagcagACATTAAATAAAACAGTGGAAGATCTTAACCAAAAACTGCTCAGCACTCAGCAG TCCCTGTCTGAGAAGAGCCTGGAATTGGACAGAGTGAAAAGTGAGCGGTCACTTCAGGTCACAGCCCTGACTAATCAACATACTGCAGAGTTGGCAAATGAGAAAGAGCAGGCCCAGAAG GCTCATGCTCACCTACTGCAACAGTATGAACAGCAGAGAAAGGACCTGGAGAGCTCTCACCAACGAAGCATTCAACAAACACACAGCCGACTTACCGAGCTGGAAAGCAGTAACAAAGAGCTGCTAGAGAAGAGGTACAAGGCTGAGTCCACAGTCCGTGAGCTCCGTGCTAAATACCAAGGACTGGAAGAG GAAACTCAGAGAGCCCAGCAGCAGATTGTGTCCCTGAAAAGGGAGAACACAACTCTGGATGCTGAGTGCCATGGTAAGGATAAGGAGTTGAACCGTTTGCAGACAAGACTGGCTGTTGTGGAGCAGGAACTTAAGGACAAGGAGCAGCTACTTTTGCGAAGCAATGAAGTGCTTTCAGCAACCCAAGAGCAAAAG GTTGGGTTAGAAGCCACTGCTGAGAAAAGGCAAACACAGTTTGGGAAGCTGGAAGCAACAATAAAATCCTTGTCTGCAGAGCTTCTCAAG gCCAATAATATTATTAAGAAGCTGCAGGGTGACCTGAAGACCCTGATGGGTAAATTAAAACTGAAGAATGCTGTGACTGTGCAGCAGGAGAAAATTCTGTCTGAGAAGGAGAAGCAGATCCAGGAGGAACAAAGACAGCTGCAGGAAGCCAAGCAACATTTGCAGCTAAGACAAGAAGAG TTTGACAAAGTACAGGAACAGCTTCAGCAAACGGAGCAGAATCTTGTGGACAGCAAAGAGAAGCTACGAACAAATGAAAATG TTATATCCTGGATGAACAAGCAGCTTAATGAATATCAGTCTGGAGGCAATGTACCTTTGAAGACATCGGCATTACCCAGCCAAACA GATAACAGGGCACCTTTTCTTGCTGCTCGGATGACCTaccctcttcctgcttcttacCAGCCCAGATCCTTCCTACCTGTTGCCGCTACATCTAACCAGCCTCCACTAGACACTCATTCATCACGCCAG CAGGGTCAGTACAACATTTCTTACCCCAAATCAAACCTACAGTGTATAACAACAACACAGCGATCTTCCATCACAAATAAAGAAAA CGGAAATGTCATGGGTTTGGATCTGAAGTACCTAAAGAAGAGGGAAGGTGGATTTCCTCTGCAGGGACTGAACCACAATGTGGCCCCAGTCACAG AGCATGTGAAGCCCTCTCTCCTTCCAGTAACAGACATCAGGACAGCAGCACCCCCTCCCCACTCTGCATACTTCCCAGCCCATACTCCTTCATCATGA